GCGGCGGCGGTTCTGCTCGGCGGTGCGCTGGGCGACCAGCTGCAGGCGCCGGCCGGCCAGATCGGCCAGTTCCTTGATCGCCGGATCGGGCGCTTTCCAGGGCTGGTAGCGTCCGGCGGCGGCGAACCGGGCGATTACCTTCGCGTCGACCGCGTCGGTCTTGGCCAGCACTCCCATGGCGCGGGCGTAGTCGCGCACCTGGCGGGGATTTACGATCGCCACCCGCAGGGACGCTTTGTAAAGCGCCTCGGCCAACGGCTGTTCCCAGCCGCCCGTAGCCTCCATGAGGACGACGACGATCTCGAGCTCGCCCAGGCGGGCGACCAGCTTCCCGATCCCGGCGGCGGTGTTTGCGAACCTGAGGACCGGCCCCTGCGGCCCGAAGGCGGCGTCGAGATGCTCGGACGAGACGTCGACGCCCACGTATACGGGGGTGTTCACAGATAGACTCCCTGTAACTGCCCGCCGCCTTGGATCCTTCCTCGCAGATTCGGGCTCCCGACGGGGCCCCGGGCAATTGTTCGGATTGCAGCGGCGGGTTACCGGGTGCGGCGACCACGCTTAACTTCGGTCTCCGCGGACCGAGGAGTCAACGGTCTACCGCACCCGGGACTTCCCGTGATCAAGATACGAGGAATCCCGTGTACGCTGACACGCTGTGGGCCGGATGGCGGCGCAATTGGATCGCCATAGCTGCCGCCACCCTGGTGCTGTTGGCCCTGGCGTCGACCTGGGTCGCGATAAGCGGTCAATCGTACCTGGGCCGCGCCCAGGTCCTGGTGAGCTTGAAGGTACCGGACTCGGGACAGGATCCCACCTATCAGGTGGAAATATCGCGCACGCTGGCCATCAACTACGTCATGGACGACCTCGAGCAACTGGTCACCGGCGCAGCGTTCGCGGGCCTGGTCGCCGATCGCCTGGCCAGGGAATCCCAGCTGGTCATTGATGCCGGCGACCTGGCCGGATCGCTGCAGGCCGACCGGACCCACCGCGGCCTGGACATGTTCGTCTACTCGGACGATCGTGCAACCGCCGAAAAGGCTGCGCGGGCGGCCGCCGAGGTGATCACCCAGGAGCTGGACAGCCTGCTGCCGGCATTCGGCGAAATCGCCTACGCCAGCGTGATCGACTGGGATTCAGGTCTTGACCAACTAACCCTGTTGCGTAAGGCGATTACGGTGGCGTTGGCCGGCGCGGTTGGCCTTTTCGGATCGATGCTGGCGGTATCCATCGGCATCGCCTGGCGCGACCGCTTGCATCTCGGCGACCCCGATCTGCCGGGAGGCCTCAAGGTCCTGGCCCGACTCGACGGACAACGCAGTTGACCTTCGAATTCGAATTGGCTGCGCTCCGCGCCCGCGTGCTGGCCCAGTTGGCCGAGAAAAGCGGCGTGATCCTGGTGACCGCCCCCGGCCCACTGGCCGACGCGGCCGCAGTCGCCAGGCACCTGGCCCAGGCCCTGGCCGATTCCGGCCACGGCGCGTTGCTGGTCGAGGCCGCGTCCGCCCCGACGGGACTTGCCGGTTACGGCGACGGCCAGCTTGGCAGCCTAGCTCACGCGCTTGAGTCTGAGCCGCCGCGGCCCGGCCCCGGCGAGCTGGAGGTCCTGGGCGGGACGCTGTCGCCGGACCAGATCGCAAGCCCCGCCCTGTCGGCCTGGCTGCGACGCGCCGGAGGCCTGGTGGTTCTGCTCACCGCTGATCTTGGACGAGCAGCCGATGCGATCGCGCTGTGCGGGTCCGCCGACGTCTTGCTGCTGGCAGTGGCCGACGGAAAGAGCCGGCGGCGGCAGCTACAGGCCGCGGTCGAGGACTTTGCTTCCGCAGGACAAAAACCCCTGGGACTGGTGGCGGCCCCGGCGCGGTCCCCGACCCGGGTTTATCGGCACCCCTAGCAGCGGGCCAGCTTGTACAGCTTGTTGTCGGCCTGCACTTCACAGACGTAGAGGTTGCCGCCGGCATCGAGCCAGATGCCGTGCGGAGCCCGCGGGTCGGGCAGGTTGAATCGTTCGACGATGCCCCCGTCCAGGTCCATCACTGACAGGCGCCCGCCTAATTCGCAGACATAGACCAGGTCGTCGCCTTCGGTAACGAAATCGGCCGGTCGCAGCAGATCGGTCCACGATTCCAGGAAGTTGCCTTCAGTATCGAACAACTGGACGCGGTTGTTTTCGCGGTCGGCGACCCAGACCCGGCCGCGCGTGTCGTAGTGCACGCAGTGCGGCAGATTGAATACGCCCGGACCATCACCCCGTCCGCCCCAGGTCTTTACCAGCGAATAGTCCGGCGCCAGATGGTGGATGTGGCTGTTGCCGTAACCGTCGGAGACGAAGAACCCAACATCCCCGGCCAGCGCGATATCGGTCGGTTCGTTGAACGGCGCTCCATCGACGGACCCTTTCTGACCCTCGTTACCGATGTGGTCGAGGATGTTTCCCTTTTCATCGCAGATCCAGATCACGTGCGCCTTCTGATCGGTCAGCCAGAGCCGGTCGTCGTCATCAACCCAGACCGCGTGAGCGTGCACCATCCGCGGTTCGTCCCAGGTCTCGATGAAGGCGCCGCTCTCGGCATCGAACACGGCCATCGGAAAATCACCGCGGTTGTAAACGTAAACGCGCCCGCTGCTGGTGACTCCGATTCCGCCGATCCAGCCCAACTGCAGGTCGTCGGGGCGCTGCGGCCAACCCTCAACGAGTTCAAAACAGTGGTCTCCGCTTCCAAATTTCATAAGCCGCTATCTCCCTGATCCGTGCCGCAGCCCGGGATCTGATCGCAGTCACCGGAAGTCGGCAGACGACCCGTTCCGGTGGAGCGCTCCAGTTCCCCCAATTGTGCTTCTGAAACGGCCTCAAATCGGACGAAGAATTGGCCTACCGCCCAAAACCGCTTCGGCGCGTGCAGGCAGACGGCGTCATCGAATTCGCCACTTGCGAGCTTCTGCAGCGTCGCTCGCGGCGCCACCGGCGCCGCCACAACCAGCCGAGCCGCCCCCAGTTCGCGCAGCAGGCGGCCGGCGGCAATCGCGGTCGCGCCGGTGGCCAGGCCGTCGTCCACCACCACCGCTATTTCCGGCAAGTGGTCGGCCTCGATTCGGCCGAACCGGGCTTGACTGGCGGCGGCCTTGCGGCGTCGCTCCAAGATCTCCTCCTCCAGATATCGAGTACTGATCTTGAGGTGCTCGATCGCGACTTGGTCAAGATAGGTCGGACCCTCGGCGGTTACCGCGCCGATGGCCAATTCCGGTTGGGTGGGGGCGCGCAGCTTGCTCGCCGCGACCGCCCGCACCTGGACGCCGGTAATCAGCGCGGCATGGTGGGCCACCACCAGTCCGCCGCGCAGGATGCCGAACAGTCCCGACCGCCCCAATCCCTCGGCCAGCAGGCGATTTCCCAATCGCGCGCCGGCATCGGCCCGGTCCCGGAATGCGATGTCCGCCATTAGGGGGATTTGCCAACCTTCCTCGCCCGGCCCCAATCCTTATCAGATAATGCCCACTGGGCCAAGAAAACGGCCGCCCGACAAATAATTCCCCATTTCCCCGTTCCGAGCCCTTGCGCAGACGCTTAATCGTCCTGGCGGCCAGCATTGCAGCCCTTGTCGCCTTCGCCATCTACGTGGACCTGCCCGGTACTCCGGGGTTCGGCATCACGGTGGCGGGCCGGGACCTCAGCCAGCTCGAATTCCGCCAGGGGCTTGACCTGCAGGGCGGACTGCACGTGGCGTTCCAGGCCAATCCGGTCGACGGCCAGGTCGTAGACGAGGACGCGATGGAGGCGGTTCGCCAGATTCTTGAGAACCGCGTCAACGCCCTCGGTGTGGCCGAGCCGCAGGTCCAGTTGGAGGGATCCGACCGGGTAATCGTCGAGCTGCCCGGAATCGAGGACCCCGACGAGGCTATCGCCCTTTTCAAGCAGACCGGTCGCCTGGACGTCATCGGCACCGAACTGCAGTCGCTGCCGGTGGGTTCATTCGTCGACGTTGAGGCCGGCGCCTACGAGCTGGTGATTTCCGGGCCTGACCTGTTGGACGCCGATTTGGTTTACGACGAGATCGGCAACGGTATCGTCCAGTTCGAACTCAACGATGCCGGGGCCGAGAAATTCGGCGCCTACACCGGCACCCATATCGGCCAGTTCCTTTCGATCCTGGTTGACGGCATCGTGATCAATTCGGCGGTCATCAACGACCGGATTGAGAATCGCGGGGTGATCGAGGGCTTCGACAGCCTCCAGGAAGCCCGCAACGTCGTTATCCAGCTGCGCTACGGCGCCCTGCCGGTACCCCTCGAGGTCATCCGCAACATAACGGTCGGGCCCACTCTCGGCGCCGAGTCATTGGACAAGAGCGTCCGTGCCGGACTGGTCGGGTTCGTGATGGTGGCGATTTTCATGATTGCCTACTACCGGCTGCCCGGGGTGGTGGCGGCGCTGGCCCTGGCGATCTACGCCCTGCTGGTATTTGCGATTTTCAAGCTGATCCCGGTCACGCTCACCCTGGCCGGAATCGCCGGATTCATACTCTCCATCGGCATGGCGGTCGACGCCAACATCCTGATCTTCGAGCGGACCCGCGAGGAATTGCGCAACGGGGTTTCGCTGAACCGTTCGATTCATATCGGCTTCCGCCGCGCGTGGACCTCGATCCGCGATTCCAACATCGCCACCCTGATCACCTGCACGGTTCTCTGGTACTTCGGGACCGGATTGGTGAAGGGATTCGCCCTGACCCTGGGAATCGGGGTGCTGGTCTCGATGTTCTCGGCGATCTCGGTATCGCGGACGATCCTGCTGCTGCTGGTCCGCGCCCGCGCCTGGAATCCGGCCGACCTGTTCGGGGTCAAGACCCCCGATCGCGGAGGGGCCTGAAAACCAGATGATCCCGCTGATCGCCCCACGCCGCCTGCTGCTGGCCATTTCGGCGGGGCTGGTGCTCGTTTCGCTGGCGCTGCTGCTGGCGGTCGGCGTAAATCTGGGGATCGACTTTACCTCCGGCAGCCTGGCCCGGGTTGAACTGGGTGTTGAAGGGGAACGCGACGCGATCGAAGATGCGTTGCTGGACGCACAGATTCCCGGCGCAGAGGTGCAGGCCTCCGACGGTTCGACCTACCTGATCCGGACCGCCGAACTCACCGACGCCGAAAAGGACCGGATGGAAGAAATCCTGTCCCGCGCCTACCCGGCATTCGAACTGATTTCGTTCGATTTCGTGGGGCCGGTGATCGGCGCCGAACTGACCCGCAACGCGGCCCTGGCGGTCGCCGGCGCCTCGATCGCGATTCTGCTGTACCTGACTTGGAGCTTCCGCAGCATCGAAAACTCATTCCGCTATGGCCTGATCGCGGTTCTTACCCTGGTTCACGACGTCCTCATCCTCCTCGGAACCTTCGCCGTGCTGGGTCAGGTCATGGGCCTGCAGGTCGATTCGATGTTCGTGACCGCCGCCCTGACGGTGGCCGGTTTTTCGGTGCACGACACGATCGTCGTCTTTGACCGGATCCGCGAGAACCAGGCCCGGTATCGGGGAGCCGGCTTCGCGCGCATTGTCAACTTCTCCCTGAACCAGACCCTGGACCGGTCGTTGAACACTTCGATCACGGCGATATTCGTACTGGTGGCCCTGCTGCTGCTTGGCGGTCCAACCATCCGCGAGTTCATCCTCGCGCTGCTGATCGGAATAGTGGTCGGTACCTATTCGTCGATCTTTACCGCCTCGCAGCTGCTGGTCGTTTGGGATGAAAGCCTGGCCGGGCGCCTGACCCGCCTGCGGACTCGCGTGCTCAGCCGCGCCGGCTAACTCGCGAATTCAATAGTCAGCGCGGCAGAATCCGAGCCAGTTCCTGGCCGTATTCGACCGGAGCCCCGTCCTCGACCAGGAAGCCGAGCAATTCGCCCGCTTTCACCGCTCCGATCGGGTGGTAGTGGTCGAGCGTATCTATGAACCCGATCGTCTGACCGGCCTCGATCTGCGATCCGATTACCGCGGCCGATTCACCCTCGGCGTCCTCGCCGCGCCGAAACACCCCGACGTTGCGCGAGAGGACTACCGTCACCGCCGCCCCGTCGGCTTCGGCCGCGGCCTGAACGGACTGTCCCTGGTCGGGTACCGGGTCGGCCTGCAAGCGGACCCTGACCGAGGCGTCCGCGGACGTCAGGGTCACTTCCTCCACGTCGGTCCCGGCGACCGACTCAAGGATGGCGGGCAACGCTTCGTCGAGCAGACGGTTCCAGTCCGAGCGGCGAACGTTGGAGTTCATCGCCGCGCCCGTTCCAGGTACTGCCCGCTGGTGGTGGAGACGACGATGGTTTCGCCGGTGGTGATAAACAGCGGCACCTGAACCGTAAGGCCGGTGTCGAGCAAGGCAGGTTTGGTCACTCCCGTGGCGGTGTCGCCGCGATGGCCGGGATCGGTCTGCACGACCGCGCATTCAACGGTCGGCGGAAACTGGCTGGAGAGGATGTCGCCGCCGTCGGCCATGAGTTCGATGATCAACTCCGCGACCAGGAAATCCTTGCCGCCGCCGAGCAGTTCGTCGCTGAGTACCAGCTCCTCGAAACTCTCCATGTCCAGGAAGTGGTGCCCCGAGGAATCCGAATAGAGGAACTGGGCCTTGCGGGTGCTGGTGCGGACCCGCTCGAAGCGGCGCGTGGCCGGGAATGAACGGTCGGTCGTGGCGCCGGTGGCCAGATTGCGCAGCCGCACGTTCAGCTTGGCGCCGCCGCGGCCGATTTTCTGGTGGCGCGCGTCAACGACCTGCTGGCGCTCGCCGTCCAGGCTAAGGATCATGCCCGCGCGAACGTCGTTGGAAGAAAGCATGGGCTGATCTCTCTAGTTCGGGGATCCCTCAGCGGGGGTATTGGGACAGAGTCTGCGGATGCTCGGCGTTCACCAGCACCAGGTCCTCGATGCGGATTCCGCCCCAATCGGGCAAGTATATTCCGGGTTCAATCGAGTGAACCATGCCCGATTCAAGGACCGCCTCGGACCCCGGCGCCAGGCGAGGACCCTCGTGAATCTCAAGTCCCACGCCGTGCCCCAGGCCGTGGTCGAAATATTCGGCGAAACCGGCCGATTCAATGACCGCGCGCGCGCTCGCGTCGACTGCGGCGCACGCAGTCCCGGCGGCGGCGGCCCGGATCCCGGCGCGATTGGCGGCCAGAACTATGTCGTAGACCACCATGAATCCGGGAGTCCGCCCGCCGGCGCAAAACGTGCGGGTTATGTCGGAGTGATATCCGTCGACCAGCGCCCCCATATCCACGACGACCGGGTCGCCGGGAGCGATCGCATAGTTCGAGGGCCAATGGTGCGGACGGGCCGAATTGCGGCCGCCGGCCACGATCGTATCGAACCCGGGACCGTCGGCGCCGGCCTCCAGGAAGGCGGCATTGATCTTGGCCGCCACCGATCGCTCGGTAACGCCCGGTTTGATCGATTCCTCGGCGAGGGCCATTACCTCGTCGGCGATCTTGATCGCGCGGCGCATCAGCGCCAGTTCGTTCTCGTCTTTGGTCAGTCTTAGTTCTTCGATCAGCCCGCCGGCCGCCGTCAGTTCGACGCCTTGGATCGCCTCAAGGCGCCGGAACAGGTTTACCGAGACGTCGGCGTCGTCGAACCCGACCCTCCTGATCTCGTTGTCGCGCGCGAATTCGACCGCCCGCAGAACCGGATTGGCGCTGGCGATGTGGATTCCGAAACCTTGCGTTTGCTGTGCCGACTGGACCGTGTAGCGTCCATCGGTGAACAGCTCGCGTCGCCCACCGGTAACCAGCAGCGTTCCGGCCGAACCGGAGAATCCCGAAAGGTACCGGCGGTTGGGCGCGGTCGTGACCAGCAACCCGTCGAGGCCAAGTTCGCGAATTCTCTCCGCGATTAATTGGCAGCGCGCATCAGTGCTCGGCATCGGCATTCACCCGGACTGGAATCTGGCGACGTTTTGTTGGTGTTCCTCGTAAGTTTCGGAGAAGGCGTGCGAACCGTCGCCGCGGGCCACGAAGAACAGGTATTCGGTCTCGGCCGGCTCCAGCACCGCCCTAATCGAGGCGGCTCCGGGATTGGCGATTGGCCCCGGCGGCAATCCCGGGTGCCGGTAGGTGTTGTAGGGCGAATCGGACTGCAGGTCGGCGAGCGTCAGCGGATCTTTCCACCATCCCAGCTCGGCACCGTCGGAGACTGCGAACTGTACCGTCGGATCAGCCTGCAGCGGCATTCCTTGTTCCAGACGGTTCAGGTACACGCTGGCGATCACCGCCCGTTCGTCCTCCAGCTGGGCCTCGCGCTCGACGATCGATGCCAGGATCACCACCTCGTGGTCGGAAAGTCCGGCCGCGGCGGCCGCCTGACGCTCCTGGGCGCCGTATACCTGGCCGAACCGGTCCAGCATCGCCCGCACGAATTCACGCGGCGTGGTTTGGGCGCCTACAAAGTAGGTGTCCGGGAACAGGTACCCTTCGAGCGTGTTTGCGGTAGCCAGATCGGGCAGGAAATCATGCGGGAACTGGTCCGGCCCGGAGCCGATTATTTCCAGGAAGTCGGCGCCCGAAAAAGCCCCTAGAGCCTCGAGCTGTTCAGCGACCTGCTCGCCGCGCCAGCCTTCGATAACGGTCACTACCCGATCGGCCACCTGGCCACGCTGCAGTTCGTCGATGACTTGATCCATGCTCATGCTGGGACGCAGAACGTACTGACCCGGCTGGAGGCTGTGCACCGATCCGCGCCGTTCCAGCGCAAGCCGGAATACGAGATCGGAAATGATCAGGTCTTCCTCCTGCAGACGGGCGGCGATCTCGCTGAGGGTATCGCCCGGCTGGACGGTGAAAAGGACCGACGAATCGGTGCGCGCGGCGGGAGGGCGGGTAAGCAGGCTGGCGGCCGAATAGGCAAGATATGCAACCAGGGCTGCAGCGATCAGGCTCAATGCCACGATTTGCAGCGATCGCGCACTCATCCCCGGTCCCCTTCGCGGGCCATCAGGTAGTGCTCCAGCATCACCGCCGCCGCGTGGGCGTCGTCGGCGTCGGAGGCGAAGCGATGATTCGCCTCGGCGGTGGTGTAGCTCTCGTCGAAGAATTCAATCCTCTCGGGACGCCCGGCAAGCAACTGCCGCGCCTGGCTGCGAACACGTTCCGACTGGACGGTCGGTCGGCCGTCGCGGCCCAGCGGCAACCCGACCAGAATCAGGTCGGCGGCCTGCTCGTCCAGGATGCGGTCCAGCCGGCGCCTGCCGCCCTGGCTGCTGCGGCGGTCGATCACTCCCTGCGGGGAAACCAGGGTACCGGTCGGATCGCACCGCGCCACACCGATCCGGCGCCCGGAAACGTCGAGCGCGACTATCACCTGCGGGTTAGCCGTCGGCGGCAATGTCGACCTCGATCCGGGGAGTCAGCCAGGTCACCGCGTCCCCGAACGGCGACCAGATTCGCAGATCGGAGCGGGCGACCCCGTCGATCGAATTTACGTATGCGAAGGCTTCGTCAAAACTCAACCCCGCGATTTGCTCGCGAACCGTGCGCGGGTCAATCAGGCGCTCGATCCGCGCGGCCGCCTCGTATTGGACCGCCACGGTGTTGCCCAGCGTGACCGAAAGGCGCGGTTCGTTCAGCTGCAGGGTACCCGGCAGCATCCGGTAGGGGACGGGATCGAGCCGTGCCCCGGTCAATTCCAGTTGCGCCAGCTCTTCCAGGTCGGAGCGCCGGAACACGGTGGCCTGGAGTTCCAATTCGACCTGGTATTCGAACGAGACCCCGCCCGCGGGATCCCGGATCGTCAGATAACGTGTCGTGTAAGCCGGCCGCAGCTCGGATTCGGGCAGCACCTGGCCGTAATCCCCGGTCACCAGCTGCGCCGAGAGTTCGGCCTCGGCCTGGGCGCGCAGTCGGGCCTGCAGTTCCTGGAGGGCCGCCTCGCGTTCCGCTTCGGTTACGAAATCCTCCTGGCGGTCAACGCCGCCGGATAACGGTTCTTGCAGGGTCAGTTGCAAAAGGGCACCGTAGGGGCCGATCGCCCGCAGCGATGTACCGGCGGCCAGATTCGACCCGGCCCCGGCCCGTTCGGCCTCGATCGCCACCCGCATCGCTCCGACATCGGCGATCGCCGCAAGCTGGCCCAGGTCGTCCGGGGACTCCCGATAGGTTTCAACGACCACGATTCCGGCCAGGGCTCTTTCCAGCGCGGTCTCGGCGACCGGTTCCTCGCCCGGACCGGTCTCTCCGTCCGGCGGTTCAGAATCCGGCGCGGGTTCCGCGCCGTCGCCCAGCGCCTGCAACTGCGCCTGGGTAGGCAGGGCGAATTCGCTGGTCAGGATGTAGCGCCGGCCGTCGTCGGATGCCAGCACGGTCCCGGCGGGTATCTGCAAGATCTGTTCGGTCAGGTTCAACACCTGCACCGCGCCGCGGGCCGGCTCCACCCCGACCGGGCGCCGACCGCTACCGAAACGGGTCGTCGAACCGCTAACGCGGGTCGTGATGATCCGCCCCGGCAGCAGGCGCTGGCGCGCATTCACGTCGCTGAAGCTCGGATTGGCAAATGCCGTCAGATCAAGCCGCCGGTCCAGCTGCTCGACTTCGATCTCGACGCGCGCGCTGGGGAACAACAGCAGCAGCCAGGCCGCCGCCAAGGCGAGAAGAATCGCGACCGCCAGCATCGGTCCGCCCAGCAGCAGTTCGGCGCGGGAG
The Chloroflexota bacterium genome window above contains:
- a CDS encoding CpsD/CapB family tyrosine-protein kinase, translated to MAALRARVLAQLAEKSGVILVTAPGPLADAAAVARHLAQALADSGHGALLVEAASAPTGLAGYGDGQLGSLAHALESEPPRPGPGELEVLGGTLSPDQIASPALSAWLRRAGGLVVLLTADLGRAADAIALCGSADVLLLAVADGKSRRRQLQAAVEDFASAGQKPLGLVAAPARSPTRVYRHP
- a CDS encoding aminopeptidase P family protein, translating into MPMPSTDARCQLIAERIRELGLDGLLVTTAPNRRYLSGFSGSAGTLLVTGGRRELFTDGRYTVQSAQQTQGFGIHIASANPVLRAVEFARDNEIRRVGFDDADVSVNLFRRLEAIQGVELTAAGGLIEELRLTKDENELALMRRAIKIADEVMALAEESIKPGVTERSVAAKINAAFLEAGADGPGFDTIVAGGRNSARPHHWPSNYAIAPGDPVVVDMGALVDGYHSDITRTFCAGGRTPGFMVVYDIVLAANRAGIRAAAAGTACAAVDASARAVIESAGFAEYFDHGLGHGVGLEIHEGPRLAPGSEAVLESGMVHSIEPGIYLPDWGGIRIEDLVLVNAEHPQTLSQYPR
- the mltG gene encoding endolytic transglycosylase MltG; the encoded protein is MSARSLQIVALSLIAAALVAYLAYSAASLLTRPPAARTDSSVLFTVQPGDTLSEIAARLQEEDLIISDLVFRLALERRGSVHSLQPGQYVLRPSMSMDQVIDELQRGQVADRVVTVIEGWRGEQVAEQLEALGAFSGADFLEIIGSGPDQFPHDFLPDLATANTLEGYLFPDTYFVGAQTTPREFVRAMLDRFGQVYGAQERQAAAAAGLSDHEVVILASIVEREAQLEDERAVIASVYLNRLEQGMPLQADPTVQFAVSDGAELGWWKDPLTLADLQSDSPYNTYRHPGLPPGPIANPGAASIRAVLEPAETEYLFFVARGDGSHAFSETYEEHQQNVARFQSG
- the secF gene encoding protein translocase subunit SecF, with the translated sequence MIPLIAPRRLLLAISAGLVLVSLALLLAVGVNLGIDFTSGSLARVELGVEGERDAIEDALLDAQIPGAEVQASDGSTYLIRTAELTDAEKDRMEEILSRAYPAFELISFDFVGPVIGAELTRNAALAVAGASIAILLYLTWSFRSIENSFRYGLIAVLTLVHDVLILLGTFAVLGQVMGLQVDSMFVTAALTVAGFSVHDTIVVFDRIRENQARYRGAGFARIVNFSLNQTLDRSLNTSITAIFVLVALLLLGGPTIREFILALLIGIVVGTYSSIFTASQLLVVWDESLAGRLTRLRTRVLSRAG
- a CDS encoding elongation factor P is translated as MLSSNDVRAGMILSLDGERQQVVDARHQKIGRGGAKLNVRLRNLATGATTDRSFPATRRFERVRTSTRKAQFLYSDSSGHHFLDMESFEELVLSDELLGGGKDFLVAELIIELMADGGDILSSQFPPTVECAVVQTDPGHRGDTATGVTKPALLDTGLTVQVPLFITTGETIVVSTTSGQYLERARR
- the ruvX gene encoding Holliday junction resolvase RuvX, with protein sequence MPPTANPQVIVALDVSGRRIGVARCDPTGTLVSPQGVIDRRSSQGGRRRLDRILDEQAADLILVGLPLGRDGRPTVQSERVRSQARQLLAGRPERIEFFDESYTTAEANHRFASDADDAHAAAVMLEHYLMAREGDRG
- the secD gene encoding protein translocase subunit SecD — translated: MRRRLIVLAASIAALVAFAIYVDLPGTPGFGITVAGRDLSQLEFRQGLDLQGGLHVAFQANPVDGQVVDEDAMEAVRQILENRVNALGVAEPQVQLEGSDRVIVELPGIEDPDEAIALFKQTGRLDVIGTELQSLPVGSFVDVEAGAYELVISGPDLLDADLVYDEIGNGIVQFELNDAGAEKFGAYTGTHIGQFLSILVDGIVINSAVINDRIENRGVIEGFDSLQEARNVVIQLRYGALPVPLEVIRNITVGPTLGAESLDKSVRAGLVGFVMVAIFMIAYYRLPGVVAALALAIYALLVFAIFKLIPVTLTLAGIAGFILSIGMAVDANILIFERTREELRNGVSLNRSIHIGFRRAWTSIRDSNIATLITCTVLWYFGTGLVKGFALTLGIGVLVSMFSAISVSRTILLLLVRARAWNPADLFGVKTPDRGGA
- a CDS encoding phosphoribosyltransferase — translated: MADIAFRDRADAGARLGNRLLAEGLGRSGLFGILRGGLVVAHHAALITGVQVRAVAASKLRAPTQPELAIGAVTAEGPTYLDQVAIEHLKISTRYLEEEILERRRKAAASQARFGRIEADHLPEIAVVVDDGLATGATAIAAGRLLRELGAARLVVAAPVAPRATLQKLASGEFDDAVCLHAPKRFWAVGQFFVRFEAVSEAQLGELERSTGTGRLPTSGDCDQIPGCGTDQGDSGL